One segment of Porticoccus hydrocarbonoclasticus MCTG13d DNA contains the following:
- a CDS encoding Tll0287-like domain-containing protein, whose amino-acid sequence MPALINAGGDSASTLEQQAENIVKQFAGSLQPRLLEAIQTGGPVEAISVCATAAPEIANRLNRETGWSVKRVSLKARNKSAEPDHWERNTLLHFESRLAAGEMPAQLTQAEQVDGRFRYMKAQIVQPLCLNCHGSALDPDVAQALKNHYPDDAATGYQLGEIRGAFSLSAPQ is encoded by the coding sequence ATGCCCGCGCTGATAAATGCGGGCGGAGACTCTGCATCAACACTCGAACAGCAAGCGGAAAACATCGTCAAACAGTTTGCCGGCTCATTGCAGCCACGCCTGCTGGAGGCAATCCAGACCGGTGGCCCGGTGGAGGCCATCAGCGTCTGCGCCACAGCGGCACCGGAAATAGCCAACCGACTGAACCGGGAAACCGGTTGGTCCGTCAAGCGGGTCAGTCTCAAGGCCCGCAACAAATCCGCTGAACCCGACCACTGGGAACGGAATACCCTTTTGCACTTTGAATCTCGCCTCGCCGCAGGAGAGATGCCTGCACAACTGACCCAGGCCGAACAAGTCGATGGGCGATTCCGCTACATGAAGGCTCAGATTGTTCAACCACTCTGCCTCAACTGCCATGGCAGCGCGCTCGATCCAGACGTTGCACAAGCACTGAAAAATCATTACCCGGACGACGCTGCGACAGGCTATCAACTGGGTGAAATCCGAGGGGCATTCAGCCTGTCGGCTCCGCAGTAA
- a CDS encoding TatD family hydrolase, whose product MNDTPNSTPLIDIGVNLSNPCFQDDWQSVLQRALDAHVTQLILTGTNLAESEQVLSLCQQSGDDFPDMLYSTCGVHPHEAKQYSAETGTQLRSLAEAPQVVAIGETGLDFNRNYSPPSDQERVFEAQLELAIELQLPVFMHERDAHQRQFEILKNYRDELPDGVIHCFTGDRQALFNYLDLDLHIGITGWICDERRGEQLQALVSSIPLNRLMLETDAPFLLPRTLQPRPKKRRNEPAFLPWVLEQVARCRQQPATIIAEQTTVTAKRFFRLS is encoded by the coding sequence ATGAATGACACACCAAACAGCACACCACTGATCGATATCGGGGTAAACCTGAGCAACCCCTGCTTTCAGGATGACTGGCAGAGTGTGCTGCAGCGAGCATTGGATGCCCATGTTACCCAGCTGATTCTGACTGGCACAAATCTGGCTGAGAGTGAGCAAGTGCTCAGCCTTTGCCAACAATCCGGCGACGACTTCCCCGACATGCTCTACAGCACCTGCGGCGTCCACCCCCATGAGGCAAAGCAGTACTCCGCCGAGACAGGCACTCAGCTGCGCTCGCTGGCTGAGGCACCCCAGGTCGTGGCTATTGGGGAAACCGGGCTCGACTTCAATCGCAACTATTCCCCACCCAGCGACCAGGAAAGGGTCTTTGAAGCACAACTGGAACTGGCTATCGAATTACAACTGCCGGTTTTCATGCACGAGCGGGATGCCCACCAGCGACAATTTGAGATCCTCAAGAACTACCGCGATGAGCTGCCGGACGGCGTGATCCACTGCTTTACCGGCGATCGGCAGGCGCTGTTCAACTATCTTGATCTGGACCTGCATATCGGCATCACGGGATGGATCTGTGATGAGCGACGCGGTGAGCAACTTCAGGCACTGGTGAGCAGCATCCCACTCAACCGGCTGATGCTGGAAACTGATGCTCCTTTTCTACTGCCCAGAACCCTGCAACCGCGACCAAAAAAACGTCGCAATGAGCCAGCTTTTCTGCCCTGGGTACTGGAGCAAGTTGCCAGATGCCGACAGCAACCGGCTACCATTATCGCCGAGCAAACCACGGTGACAGCTAAACGTTTTTTCAGATTAAGCTAG